TGGCTCACCTCGTGGCCCAGCACGGCCGAGGCCTGTTCCGGCTTCATGGCCCGCAGCAGCCCCGTGCTCACCGCCACCAGCGAGTTGTTGCGGCTCGGGCCCGTGGCAAAGGCGTTGGGCTCGGGGGAATCGTAGATCGCCACCTCCGGCATGGCGATGTTCGCGGCCCGGGCGTGGTCCTGCACGGTGTTGACGAGCCAGATCTCGGTGTTGGTCCGGGGCTCATCGATGACCGTCAAGCCCATCCATCTCTTGGCCGTCCACTTGGAGATGCGCAACGAGATGAACGCGCCGCCCATGCCGAAGACGAACGAGAAGATCAGCAACGGCCAGAAATCGATCCCGTTCTGGTAGAGCAGCCAGTCGAGACCGAGCACGCGAAGCGCGAAGGCCAGCACAAGGAGGACCGCAAGGTTGGTGGCAATAAAGAGGAACCATCGTTTCATGGAACTCGTTCCCTTCTTCTCGGGAGTTCAATGCCCGAATAAAAATCTACAATGCGCATGGCGCCGAATCAATTCGCCGGGATCGCGGCTTCCAAAGAATGTAACCATCCCTGACGGCGTGTAAAGGCGTCCGCCTACTCGATCTCCCGCACCGCGGGCAGCCGCGCCAGGCCGTACAGACCCAGCGCCGCCACCAGGAACCCACCCAGGGCCACGGCCGTGGGGGCGCCGGCGAACTCGGCCACGGTGCCCGAGATGGCGCCGCCCAGCGGCATGAGGTCCCAGGTGAGGCCGAAGAGGCCGAGCACCCGGCCGCGCAGGTCGTTGGGCAGGTTCAGTTGGAGGATGGTGTTGATGGAGGTGAGGTAGATCTGGTTGAACAGGCCCAGGAAGAAGATCAGGCCCAGCGAGAGCGCGAACGAAGACGAGTACGCGAACAGCATGAGCAGCGCGCCGAAGATCGCCGATCCCACCAGCACCTGCCAGCCCCGGCGTCCGGCCTGGGCCAGGTAGGCGACGATCAGTGTGCCGATGAGCGCCCCCACGCCGGAGAACGACTGGAGCAGCCCGAACCCGCGCGCGTCCACCTCCAGGATGATGCGCGCGAACACCGGCAGCAGGATCACGTAGGACATGCCGAACAGGCTGTTGAAGCACGTGAGCCCCAGCAGGCTGTAGAAGAGCTGGTTGCGGCGCACGAAGTCGAGCCCGGCCAGGATGTTGCGCCAGACGCCGCCCTGGGGCTGTCCGACGAGGGGGCGGGTACGGATGAACGCCCACAGCGCCACCGCCGCCGCGGAACTCACGAAACAGGCGATGAAGGTATGGCCCACGCCGAACCAGTGGATAAGCAGGCCGGCGAGGCCGGGGCCCACCAGGCGGCACGCCTGCCACACCGAGCTGCCCAGCGCCACCGCGTTGGCGATCTCCTCCCGCGGCACCATCTCCGGCAGCAGCGCGTAGCGGCTGGGGCGGTCGAACGACCGCATCAGGCCCGAGTTGAACGCGAACACGAGCACGTGCCAGAACACGACGCGCTCGGTCAGTATCAGCAGTCCCAGCACGAGATAGGCCAGGGCCAGCAGCGACTGGGTGCACACCATGATGCGGCGCTTGTCGGCCCGGTCGGCGATGGCCCCGCCCACCAGCACCAGCGACACCCGCGGCACGGCGTAGACGATGCCGGCCACTCCCAGCATCAACGGCGAGTCCGTCAACAGGAACACCAGCCAGGCCTGCGCGGCCATCTCCATGTTGAGCGCCAGCACGGAAGAGAGCTGTCCAAGCCAATAGAGACGGTAGTTGCGATAACGCAACCCGGCGAACAGCCGGCTCAGCAGGGTTCCCATGAGCGGTTTTGTTTCCCGAAGTCTTTTGGGTCCGGCGCCGGCCACGTGCGCGCGTGGATGAACATCGGCGGCGTCGCCCACGCCCACATCAAGGAATCGATGCAATGCTTCGCCGACGACGCGCTGGCCGCGGTGCGGGAGATCTAGTGCCCTGCGGTCGGGTCGAATGCGTCGTCCCGCCGCGGCGACCGCCCCAGGCGACCCATCAACACCACGAGGAAAGCGGCGCTGATCGATACGGTGGCGATCAGCAACGCCAGCCCGGCCTGCGCCGCGTGGAGCGTGCTCTGGGAGGTCAGGGCGGCGACGGCGGCGTACGCGCCGTAGCCGGCCGTCACCGCGCCCCAGGCGAACAGGACGATTGCCGCAAGAGCCACCATCCGACGAAACGTCACACAAAGGCCCCGGCGAGTCAATGTGGACCCGCTCACCCAAAATTGTTAGGGTCGTGTCGAGGCTTGAACACATGGCGGGAACACTCGAAGGCATCAGGATTCTGGAACTCTCCAGCTACGTCACCGGCCCGTTCGCTTCCATGCTCATGGCGGACCTGGGCGCCGAGGTCATCAAGGTCGAGGACCGCGAGCACGGCGACCCGTTCCGTGGCTGGGGCGGCGGCAAGATGTATTCCGCCACCTTCTGCAGCCTGAACCGGAACAAGAAGAGCATCACGCTGGACCTCCGTGCCGAGGAGGGGCAGGAGATCTGCCGCAAGCTCGCCGCCGGGGCGGACGTGCTCATCGAGAACCACCGTCCGGGGGTCATGGCCCGGCGCGGACTGGGTTATGACACCCTCCATGAGTTGAACCCGAAGCTCATCTATTGCTCCATCTCCGGCTTCGGCCAGGAAGGACCCTACCGCGACCGGCCCGGGTACGACACGGTGGGCCAGGGCATGAGCGGCCTCTTGAGCCTGCTGACCGACCCGGACGATCCCAAGGGCATGGGCATCTCCCTGTCCGATCATCTGACCGGCGTGTATGCGTGCTACGGCGTGCTGGCGGCCCTGGTGAACCGCATGATGACGGGCGAAGGACAGATCATCGAGACCTCCCTGCTGCGCGCGTCGGTGTCGTTCACCGCCGAGAACTGCGCGCGCTACTTCGAGACCGGGGTGGTGCCGAGCCGTGCCGACCGCACGCGCACAGCCGGGGTGTTCGCCTTCGTCGACCGGGACGGCCGGCCCTTCGTCGTGCACCTGTCCTCGCCCAACAAGTTCTGGGTGGGGCTCGTGAATGTGGCCGGCAAGCCCGAGTGGGCGGACGACCCGCGCTTCGCCGACAAGGACGGCCGCACCGAACACCACGACCTGTTGGAGCGGGAGCTTCAGGCCGTTTTCGAGGGGGACTCGCGCGACGTGTGGCTGAGGAAGCTGCGGGAGCACGACGTGCCCTCCACCCCGCTGAACAACCTGGAAGACATGTTCAACGACCCGCAGGTCAAGCAGTACGGCTTCCCCATCGAGGTGGAGCACCCGAAAATGGGCAAGGTGAAGCTGGTTGGGAGCGGCGTGAACATGAGCCGGACGCCGCCCGAGACGCCCACGCCGCCGCCCATGCTCGGGGAGAACACGGGCGAGATCCTGCGGAGTCTCGGGTACAGCGCGGAAGAGGTGGAGGCACTGCGCGACCGGCAGGTCGTCTAGTGAGTGTGCCGTGACGACCGGGCGAACGGCGCGCCCTCCGTTGGCGCGTCGGATGGGCGCGGCGAGCTTTTGCGTTGCTTGTTGCCGTCCAAATTTGATAAGTAACGGGCTTTATTCCGCAATGTTGGCCTACGGCGCCGGCCGCGCCGACCGGATATCACCCGCGCGGTTTCGATGGACCGCCGATACCGGAACGAAACAGGATTGATCATGACCTACGCCACAAAGACTACTTGCCTTGCAGTCGCGCTCTGCCTGTCCCTTGCCGCTTGCGTCTCCAGCGACGAGCACGAACAGGTGAAGCAGGAAAGAGACCAGGCGTTACAGGCAAAGGAGAGTGCCGAGAAGAAGGTGGCGGAGTTGACGAAGACGCTGGAACAGCGCGGCCAGGAGGTAAAGGGTCTCCAGGCCAAGGTCCAGGGGATGGAGCAGGAAGCAACGAAGTCCCGGAGCGCGCTCGAGCAGAGCGCGAAGGAACTCGCGGCCACGCAAAAGCAGGTCAACGAGTTGAAGATGGGAGTGGCCGCCGTAACGGACGAGCGGGACAGCGCGCGCAAGAGCGCCGACGACCTGACCAAGCAGCTTGGAGAGAAGAGCAAGGCGGCTGATGACCTCGCCGCTCAACTCGCGGCAAAGGCCAAGGCAGCCGACGACCTCGGCGCCCGGCTCGCGGACAAAACCAAGGCGGCCGATGACCTCGGCGCTCAACTCGCGGCGAAGACCAAGGCCGCCGACGACCTCGGCGCCCAACTCGCGGCGAAGAGCACGGCGGTACAGGACTTGGAGAAAAGAGCCGGAGAACTCGCGGCGGCCAAGGCCGAGCTGGAAAAGACCGCCGCCGCGCTTTCGGGCAAGCAGGACGAATTGAACGCGCGCGCAAAGGGCCTCGAGGAGCAGGTGGCGGAGAAGGACAAGGCCATCGCGGGAATGCGCGCCGAGGCTGATGGGCTGAACGCGGCCAAGCAAGCCTTGGAAGCGGATGTCGCCAAGAACACGGAAGCCCTGGCCCAAGCGCGGAAGGAAGCGGCGGCAGCGGCGCAGTCATTGGAGCAAGCCCGCGCGGAAAAGAACAAGGCCGCGGCCGACCTCGCCGCCACCCAGCGCTCGTTGGAACAGATCCGCGCCGAGAAGGACAAGGCCCTGGCCGACCTCGCCGCCAGGAACAAGGCGCTGGCTGAAATGGCCACCCGCGAGAAGGACGCCGCTCAAAAGCTCGCGGCCGCCACGGCCGACCATGACAAGGCCGTTCAGGGACTCACGCAGCAACTGGAGCAGGCCCGCGCCGAAACCGACAAGGCGCGTGCCGACCTCGCCGCCAAGGAGAAGGAACTGGCGGAGATGGCCGCCAAGGCCCAGGCACCCGCGGTTGAACAAGGCGCTGCTCCGGGACAGGGGGGAGCCCAGGAGCAGAGCGGCGCCCAAGGGCAAGGCGCTCCTCAACAGTAACGCCCCCCGTCCGCCATCGCGGGGCACCGCCTCTTCGAGGGGGCGCCGGCCGTCAACTCCGGATGTCGGGCCAGTCGTGCAGCAGCTTGCCGTAGCCGGAAATGCTGCACGAGAAGCCCACCCTGGAGAGCATGTACCAGAGCATGCCGGGATTGCTGGCGACCACGGGCCGCGCCAGATCCTGTTCGAGCCGGTCCAGGATCTTCAACGGGTCCAGGACGGCCCCCTGGAAGTAGATTGCCTGCACCTCCGGATTGGCCTGGAAGGCCTTTTCCGTGAGGGCGTACACGTCCTCAGGCCCCACCTCCATGGCGTCGCGATAGTCGTCGAAGGTGTCCGCCGGCGAGATGGCCTCGATGCCGCAGCCTGCGAGATAGTCGCGGATCAGCTTGTTCATGGACTCCACGAACGGAGTCAGCAGCAGCACCCTGGGGGTCGAGAGAGCCTTCAGGGCCTCGGCGCAGGCCTCCAGCGCCGTGGTCACCGGCACGTCCACCGCCTCCTTGAGCCTT
This region of Deltaproteobacteria bacterium genomic DNA includes:
- a CDS encoding CaiB/BaiF CoA-transferase family protein translates to MAGTLEGIRILELSSYVTGPFASMLMADLGAEVIKVEDREHGDPFRGWGGGKMYSATFCSLNRNKKSITLDLRAEEGQEICRKLAAGADVLIENHRPGVMARRGLGYDTLHELNPKLIYCSISGFGQEGPYRDRPGYDTVGQGMSGLLSLLTDPDDPKGMGISLSDHLTGVYACYGVLAALVNRMMTGEGQIIETSLLRASVSFTAENCARYFETGVVPSRADRTRTAGVFAFVDRDGRPFVVHLSSPNKFWVGLVNVAGKPEWADDPRFADKDGRTEHHDLLERELQAVFEGDSRDVWLRKLREHDVPSTPLNNLEDMFNDPQVKQYGFPIEVEHPKMGKVKLVGSGVNMSRTPPETPTPPPMLGENTGEILRSLGYSAEEVEALRDRQVV
- a CDS encoding M48 family metalloprotease, which produces MKRWFLFIATNLAVLLVLAFALRVLGLDWLLYQNGIDFWPLLIFSFVFGMGGAFISLRISKWTAKRWMGLTVIDEPRTNTEIWLVNTVQDHARAANIAMPEVAIYDSPEPNAFATGPSRNNSLVAVSTGLLRAMKPEQASAVLGHEVS
- a CDS encoding MFS transporter codes for the protein MGTLLSRLFAGLRYRNYRLYWLGQLSSVLALNMEMAAQAWLVFLLTDSPLMLGVAGIVYAVPRVSLVLVGGAIADRADKRRIMVCTQSLLALAYLVLGLLILTERVVFWHVLVFAFNSGLMRSFDRPSRYALLPEMVPREEIANAVALGSSVWQACRLVGPGLAGLLIHWFGVGHTFIACFVSSAAAVALWAFIRTRPLVGQPQGGVWRNILAGLDFVRRNQLFYSLLGLTCFNSLFGMSYVILLPVFARIILEVDARGFGLLQSFSGVGALIGTLIVAYLAQAGRRGWQVLVGSAIFGALLMLFAYSSSFALSLGLIFFLGLFNQIYLTSINTILQLNLPNDLRGRVLGLFGLTWDLMPLGGAISGTVAEFAGAPTAVALGGFLVAALGLYGLARLPAVREIE